Proteins from a single region of Haloplanus sp. GDY1:
- a CDS encoding SLC13 family permease, translating to MVTDAGTLTTDTLVVFGIVVLALVLFVTELLPVDVTAVLVMVVLMVLGDDGVVNFTHISTAEGVSGFSNPATITVLAMLILSSGISRTGLVQILGRKMAAFAGQDRDRQLLATIGVAGPVSGFINNTPVVAILVPVITDLAHAGKTSPSKLLLPLSYASMFGGMLTLIGTSTNILASDVSARLLGRPFGMFEFTKLGVVVLVVGSLYLLTVGHRLLPERVPVEEDYVQEYAIEEYLTEIAIGEASPLVGKTVDTALDGVEFDADILQVVREGEEFVEPHGRVRIRAGDLLRLRADRATVQQLLDRETVTLTGDPPRTEAELDPEEAVQTLVEVVIPRGSPLAGESLASSTFRQRYDANVLAFRSRGETIRDHMDRRRIRVGDTLLVQAAPDSVDRLASTDDFIVAHEPDHPDYRTDRIPHAAAIMAGVVGLAAVPWGTVGGALARLTGVDAFAALAALSMPILVTALAGVVAMVGAGVLKPTEMYDAVEWDVIFLLAGIIPLGIALEQTGGADFLGGLVAATGAFLPVVGVLWVFYMATGLLTGVISNNASVVLMLPVAVEAANGVDASPFAFVLAVTFAASTAFLTPVGYQTNLFVYGPGGYRFSDYIRVGAPLQLLLSVVTVVGIALFWGV from the coding sequence GTGGTCACGGACGCCGGTACCCTGACGACCGATACCCTCGTCGTGTTCGGCATCGTCGTCCTCGCGCTCGTCCTGTTCGTGACGGAACTGCTCCCGGTCGACGTGACGGCCGTCCTCGTGATGGTCGTCCTGATGGTGCTGGGGGACGACGGCGTCGTCAACTTCACTCACATCTCGACCGCGGAGGGGGTTTCGGGCTTCTCGAACCCCGCGACCATCACCGTCCTCGCGATGCTCATCCTCAGTTCGGGGATCAGCCGGACGGGGCTCGTGCAGATCCTCGGCCGGAAGATGGCCGCCTTCGCGGGTCAGGACCGGGACCGGCAGTTACTCGCGACCATCGGCGTCGCCGGTCCCGTCTCTGGATTCATCAACAACACTCCCGTCGTCGCCATCCTCGTCCCCGTCATCACGGACCTCGCCCACGCGGGCAAGACCTCCCCCTCGAAACTCCTCCTCCCGCTCTCCTATGCCTCCATGTTCGGGGGCATGCTCACCCTCATCGGAACCTCGACGAACATCCTCGCCAGCGACGTCTCCGCCCGTCTCCTCGGACGTCCGTTCGGCATGTTCGAGTTCACCAAACTCGGCGTCGTCGTCCTCGTCGTCGGCAGCCTCTACCTGCTGACCGTCGGTCACCGCCTCCTCCCCGAGCGCGTCCCCGTCGAGGAGGACTACGTACAGGAGTACGCCATCGAGGAGTACCTGACCGAAATCGCGATCGGCGAGGCGTCGCCGCTCGTCGGCAAGACCGTCGACACCGCCCTCGACGGCGTCGAGTTCGACGCCGACATCCTCCAGGTCGTCCGCGAGGGCGAGGAGTTCGTCGAACCTCACGGCAGGGTGCGGATTCGTGCGGGCGACCTGCTTCGCCTCCGCGCCGACCGGGCGACCGTCCAGCAGTTGCTCGACCGCGAGACGGTCACCCTCACCGGCGACCCACCCCGGACCGAGGCGGAACTCGACCCCGAGGAGGCGGTCCAGACGCTCGTCGAAGTCGTCATCCCCCGGGGGTCGCCGCTCGCCGGCGAGTCGCTCGCGAGTTCGACGTTCCGGCAGCGCTACGACGCCAACGTCCTCGCCTTCCGCAGTCGCGGCGAGACGATCCGCGACCACATGGACCGCCGACGCATCCGCGTCGGGGACACCCTCCTCGTCCAGGCGGCGCCGGACAGCGTCGACCGCCTCGCGAGCACCGACGATTTCATCGTCGCCCACGAACCCGACCACCCCGACTACCGCACGGATCGGATCCCACACGCCGCCGCCATCATGGCCGGCGTCGTCGGCCTCGCGGCCGTCCCCTGGGGGACGGTCGGTGGCGCCCTCGCCCGCCTGACCGGCGTCGACGCGTTCGCGGCGCTCGCCGCGCTCTCGATGCCCATCCTCGTGACCGCCCTCGCCGGCGTCGTCGCGATGGTCGGAGCCGGCGTGCTCAAGCCGACCGAGATGTACGACGCCGTCGAGTGGGACGTGATCTTCCTGCTCGCCGGCATCATCCCCCTCGGCATCGCGCTCGAACAGACCGGCGGCGCCGACTTCCTCGGCGGCCTCGTCGCCGCGACGGGGGCCTTCCTCCCCGTCGTCGGCGTCCTCTGGGTCTTCTACATGGCGACGGGGCTGCTCACCGGCGTCATCTCCAACAACGCGAGCGTCGTGTTGATGCTTCCCGTCGCCGTCGAGGCGGCCAACGGCGTCGACGCCAGCCCCTTCGCGTTCGTCCTCGCGGTGACCTTCGCGGCGTCGACGGCGTTCCTCACGCCCGTCGGCTACCAGACCAACCTCTTCGTCTACGGGCCGGGCGGCTACCGGTTCTCCGACTACATCCGCGTCGGGGCGCCGCTCCAGCTTCTCCTCTCGGTCGTCACCGTCGTCGGTATCGCCCTCTTCTGGGGGGTCTGA
- a CDS encoding macro domain-containing protein: MEFTVVQGDIAAQSADALVNAAGTSLRMGSGVAGALRRGANGPINEDAVSKGPIDLGAVAVTDAYDLDADHVIHAAAMPHYGDGRATVESIREATRNALERADELGCESLVVPVLGTGAAGFDFERGAELVCGVIRDYEPTTLDDVRVIAYSEDDYGTLERIA; the protein is encoded by the coding sequence ATGGAGTTCACCGTCGTCCAGGGCGACATCGCCGCACAGTCCGCCGACGCGCTGGTGAACGCCGCCGGCACCAGCCTCCGCATGGGCAGCGGCGTCGCCGGCGCGCTCCGTCGGGGGGCGAACGGTCCGATCAACGAGGACGCCGTCTCGAAGGGACCGATAGACCTCGGCGCCGTCGCCGTCACCGACGCCTACGACCTCGACGCCGATCACGTGATCCACGCGGCCGCGATGCCCCACTACGGCGACGGGCGGGCAACCGTCGAGAGCATCCGCGAGGCGACGCGGAACGCGCTGGAGCGGGCGGACGAACTCGGCTGTGAGTCGCTGGTCGTCCCCGTCCTCGGGACGGGCGCCGCCGGCTTCGACTTCGAGCGGGGAGCCGAACTCGTCTGCGGGGTGATCCGCGACTACGAGCCGACGACGCTCGACGACGTGCGGGTGATCGCCTACTCCGAAGACGACTACGGGACGCTCGAACGGATCGCCTAG
- a CDS encoding N-acyl homoserine lactonase family protein — MTATVTPRCCGSISMDASVLVEGSEGVVEAPSTVFLVEGAETLLIDTGFGPVELMAERHPAFDCRREPGQSLGAILDDEGYAPADLDGVVLSHLDWDHCYNLDRFDGVTDVYVQRRELEYAIAPYPMHADRYEAKSLGREPPWLTVDLTPLDGETELCPGVTAFPTPGHTVGHQSVAVETDAGTTVVAVDAVPTFENAPDDGPPTRGLAMDDFAWWESATEVLDRADELLPGHEWGILDADPP, encoded by the coding sequence ATGACGGCCACGGTCACGCCACGGTGCTGTGGATCGATTTCGATGGACGCGAGCGTGCTGGTCGAGGGGTCCGAGGGGGTCGTGGAGGCGCCGTCGACGGTCTTTCTCGTGGAGGGGGCGGAGACGCTGCTGATCGATACGGGGTTCGGCCCGGTCGAGTTGATGGCCGAACGCCACCCCGCGTTCGACTGTCGGCGCGAACCCGGGCAGTCCCTCGGCGCCATCCTCGACGACGAGGGGTACGCGCCCGCGGACCTCGACGGGGTGGTGTTGAGCCACCTCGACTGGGACCACTGTTACAACCTCGACCGCTTCGACGGCGTGACGGACGTCTACGTCCAGCGGCGCGAACTGGAGTACGCCATCGCCCCCTATCCGATGCACGCCGACCGCTACGAGGCCAAGTCGCTGGGGCGGGAGCCGCCGTGGCTGACGGTGGATCTGACGCCGCTGGACGGGGAGACGGAGCTCTGTCCGGGCGTGACGGCGTTCCCGACGCCGGGACACACGGTCGGTCACCAGTCGGTGGCCGTCGAGACGGACGCGGGGACGACGGTCGTCGCCGTCGACGCCGTGCCCACCTTCGAGAACGCGCCCGACGACGGGCCGCCGACCCGGGGGCTGGCGATGGACGACTTCGCGTGGTGGGAGAGCGCGACCGAGGTGCTCGACCGGGCGGACGAACTCCTCCCGGGCCACGAGTGGGGGATCCTCGACGCCGACCCGCCCTAG
- a CDS encoding MoaD/ThiS family protein: MRIEVRCYGEVAAAVGESTVSLSLGSGASVGDAVAELGVDEADPSGGLVVMRNGRHADPDEALSDGDTVALSQAPMRE; the protein is encoded by the coding sequence GTGCGAATCGAGGTCCGATGCTACGGCGAGGTGGCGGCGGCGGTCGGGGAGTCAACGGTTTCGCTGTCGCTCGGATCGGGGGCGAGCGTCGGCGACGCCGTCGCGGAACTCGGCGTCGACGAGGCGGACCCGTCGGGCGGCCTGGTCGTGATGCGGAACGGGCGACACGCCGACCCGGACGAGGCGCTGTCGGACGGCGACACCGTCGCGCTGTCGCAGGCGCCGATGCGCGAGTGA
- a CDS encoding ubiquitin-like small modifier protein 1, with translation MEVHFDFFGPMRDAVGRKRVTRTFDGTPTVGEAFDALCASFDGLADALRDDDGDWARRVTVTVDGRNVRQLDGYGTALSDGDVVRVAPPVVGG, from the coding sequence ATGGAGGTCCACTTCGACTTCTTCGGGCCGATGCGCGACGCCGTCGGGCGAAAGCGCGTCACCCGGACGTTCGACGGGACGCCGACCGTCGGCGAGGCGTTCGACGCCCTCTGTGCCAGCTTCGACGGCCTGGCGGACGCACTCCGGGACGACGACGGCGACTGGGCCCGGCGGGTGACGGTGACGGTCGACGGCCGGAACGTCCGGCAACTGGACGGCTACGGGACGGCGCTCTCCGACGGCGACGTCGTCCGGGTCGCCCCACCGGTCGTCGGGGGATGA
- a CDS encoding aldehyde ferredoxin oxidoreductase family protein, which yields MNHAKGPLLTIDVGARRTAVDDVTTVRESFVGGRGLCTKLAHDRIPFDADPFGPENRVYFASGPLQQSEMSFTGRMNCTGLSPLTDGLLSTNAGGYLSRNFVDTGYSAVELAGAADELLVIHVTDDGVEFVEAPELEGATVPEVTGYVDRERDLGAENVLCIGPAGENRVRYACVMTYESRAFGRGGMGAVLGSKNVKAITFEGDAAPAVDLPEDVQREVHGAAATSDDLMRRQGTTGGTEFINDNFSLPTRYFEKYGFEHADRIGGDAVEEKKYKKGSCSMCAFACKLPTRDEETGLETEGPEFETVFSFGSNCEVDDVVDVMKSNELCDVYGLDTISCGNAVAAYLASEDEFGNAELVHETVEKIATREGIGDLLAEGVSRAADELGVRNYTVKDMEFAAHDGRVLHGQGLSYAVANRGGDHMYSTTLRVEYSGDVDPETLEGKPELVMRRENHAAFRDSGIVCAFAGGTDHVTEETLERLFECDYEDLQRVGARTVELERHFNNERGMDREADTLPYDLTGIEAALDEYYELRGWNQDGTVPDGGGRVEAVADD from the coding sequence ATGAACCACGCGAAGGGACCGCTTCTCACCATCGACGTCGGCGCCCGACGGACTGCAGTCGACGACGTGACGACCGTTCGGGAGTCGTTCGTCGGTGGCCGAGGGCTCTGTACGAAACTCGCACACGACCGCATCCCGTTCGACGCCGACCCGTTCGGGCCGGAGAACCGCGTCTACTTCGCCAGCGGCCCGCTCCAGCAGTCGGAGATGTCGTTCACCGGGCGGATGAACTGCACGGGGCTGTCGCCGCTGACCGACGGCCTCCTCTCGACGAACGCCGGCGGATATCTCTCGCGGAACTTCGTCGACACGGGGTACTCGGCGGTGGAACTCGCGGGGGCGGCCGACGAGTTGCTCGTGATCCACGTGACCGACGACGGCGTCGAGTTCGTCGAGGCGCCGGAACTGGAGGGGGCGACGGTTCCCGAGGTGACGGGGTACGTCGACCGGGAGCGCGACCTGGGCGCCGAGAACGTCCTCTGTATCGGTCCCGCGGGCGAGAACCGCGTCCGCTACGCCTGCGTGATGACCTACGAGAGCCGGGCGTTCGGCCGGGGCGGGATGGGGGCCGTCCTCGGCTCGAAGAACGTGAAGGCGATCACCTTCGAGGGCGACGCCGCGCCGGCGGTGGACCTCCCCGAGGACGTCCAGCGGGAGGTCCACGGCGCCGCGGCCACCTCGGACGACCTGATGCGACGGCAGGGGACCACCGGCGGGACGGAGTTCATCAACGACAACTTCTCGCTCCCGACGCGCTACTTCGAGAAGTACGGCTTCGAGCACGCGGATCGGATCGGCGGCGACGCCGTCGAGGAGAAAAAGTACAAGAAGGGGTCGTGTTCGATGTGCGCCTTCGCCTGCAAGCTCCCGACACGCGACGAGGAGACGGGACTGGAGACCGAGGGGCCGGAGTTCGAGACGGTCTTCTCCTTCGGGAGCAACTGCGAGGTGGACGACGTCGTCGACGTCATGAAGTCGAACGAGCTCTGTGACGTCTACGGGCTGGACACCATCTCCTGTGGCAACGCCGTCGCGGCCTACCTCGCGTCGGAAGACGAGTTCGGCAACGCCGAGTTGGTCCACGAGACGGTCGAGAAGATCGCGACCCGCGAGGGGATCGGCGACCTCCTCGCGGAGGGCGTCTCCCGCGCCGCCGACGAACTCGGCGTCCGGAACTACACGGTCAAGGACATGGAGTTCGCCGCCCACGACGGGCGCGTCCTCCACGGGCAGGGACTCAGTTACGCCGTCGCCAACCGCGGCGGCGACCACATGTACTCGACGACGCTCCGCGTGGAGTACAGCGGCGACGTCGACCCAGAGACCCTGGAGGGGAAGCCGGAACTCGTGATGCGCCGCGAGAACCACGCGGCCTTCCGCGACTCGGGGATCGTCTGTGCCTTCGCGGGCGGCACGGACCACGTGACCGAGGAGACCCTGGAGCGACTCTTCGAGTGCGACTACGAGGACCTCCAGCGGGTCGGCGCGCGGACGGTCGAACTCGAACGGCACTTCAACAACGAGCGGGGGATGGACCGCGAGGCGGACACGCTCCCCTACGACCTCACGGGGATCGAGGCGGCGCTGGACGAGTATTACGAACTCCGCGGGTGGAATCAGGACGGGACGGTCCCCGACGGCGGGGGGAGGGTGGAGGCCGTCGCGGACGACTGA
- a CDS encoding DNA-methyltransferase, giving the protein MLSEGHIYETTTLFLSQDPHIMSDSISAVPERLRNTIQEQSCIEGMAELPADSVDLVIADPPYNLSKGADWSWDNEADLDGFGGEWDKTMEHWDDMGLEEYAAFTRSWLSEVRRVLKPTGSIWTFGSYHNIGVVNVLYQKLGIEIINEIIWFKRNAFPNLSGRRFTASHETLLWGHTGGPDNREYTFNYELMKAREFPEDNINDEDKQVRTVWDIPNNKSKEELEFGKHPTQKPLRVLERLVISASNEGDLCLVPFAGSGSACVSAKLNGRDYLGYEVESEHAELARTRLKNAEDKPEQLQNATSENQGTLDQYD; this is encoded by the coding sequence GTGCTCTCGGAAGGGCATATTTATGAAACAACCACCCTCTTTCTTAGCCAAGACCCCCACATCATGAGTGATTCTATTTCAGCTGTTCCAGAGCGGTTACGAAACACCATACAGGAGCAGAGTTGTATAGAGGGGATGGCTGAATTGCCTGCGGATTCAGTTGACTTAGTTATTGCAGACCCGCCTTATAATCTCTCGAAAGGGGCAGATTGGAGTTGGGACAACGAGGCCGATTTAGATGGTTTCGGTGGTGAGTGGGACAAGACGATGGAACACTGGGATGATATGGGATTAGAGGAGTACGCAGCGTTCACCCGGAGTTGGTTGTCGGAGGTCAGGCGTGTGCTGAAACCAACCGGGTCAATCTGGACATTCGGCTCATATCACAACATCGGGGTTGTGAACGTACTCTACCAAAAGTTAGGAATAGAAATTATAAACGAAATTATCTGGTTCAAGCGAAATGCATTCCCGAATCTTTCAGGAAGGCGCTTCACCGCTAGTCATGAGACACTTCTCTGGGGTCATACTGGCGGCCCCGATAACAGGGAGTATACCTTCAATTATGAGTTGATGAAAGCCCGTGAATTTCCGGAGGATAACATCAACGATGAGGACAAGCAGGTTCGAACAGTATGGGATATCCCGAACAATAAATCGAAAGAAGAACTGGAGTTCGGTAAGCACCCGACGCAGAAACCCCTACGTGTATTGGAGCGACTCGTCATCTCCGCAAGCAATGAAGGTGACCTATGTTTGGTCCCGTTTGCGGGGTCAGGTTCCGCGTGTGTCTCTGCTAAACTGAATGGTAGGGATTATCTTGGATATGAGGTAGAATCCGAACACGCCGAGCTCGCCCGCACTCGTCTCAAAAACGCGGAAGATAAGCCGGAACAACTACAGAACGCGACCTCGGAGAATCAAGGAACTCTCGACCAGTATGACTAG
- a CDS encoding DNA adenine methylase: protein MTSSTNFQPVIKWTGSKRTISEEIVSTFPDKFDTYFEPFIGSGSILYQLDPSDAICGDICEPLIGIWKLIRDDPDELISYYRREWRRLQDEGPDVYYEIRDKFNETREPQHLFFLSRTCVNGLIRFNSDGEFNNSFHLSRPGINPKRLGPIITEWSRKIQNVGFHHTDYEETTESASKDDFVYLDPPYFNTTSRYYGSIDYDRFIDYLKDLNERGVNYALSYDGESGDTDYTVDLPEWAFEEHLLLTSGNSSFKKVMGQEVAEVKESLYLNYELPESPEEQSKLHSF, encoded by the coding sequence ATGACTAGCTCAACTAACTTCCAACCAGTAATAAAATGGACCGGTAGTAAACGAACTATCTCCGAGGAAATCGTGTCAACCTTCCCTGACAAATTCGACACGTACTTTGAACCCTTCATCGGAAGCGGGTCAATTCTGTATCAACTGGACCCTTCTGACGCTATTTGTGGTGACATCTGTGAACCACTAATCGGGATTTGGAAACTGATTCGCGATGACCCTGATGAATTGATTTCGTACTACCGCCGGGAGTGGAGGCGTCTCCAAGATGAAGGTCCGGATGTTTACTACGAAATTCGTGACAAGTTCAATGAGACACGGGAACCCCAGCATCTCTTCTTTCTCTCGCGAACCTGCGTTAACGGGTTAATTCGCTTCAATAGCGATGGTGAATTCAACAACTCCTTCCACCTCTCACGACCGGGCATAAACCCAAAGCGGCTCGGGCCAATTATTACAGAATGGTCCAGAAAAATCCAGAACGTCGGATTCCATCACACAGATTACGAAGAAACTACTGAGAGCGCTTCTAAAGATGATTTTGTCTATCTCGACCCTCCGTATTTTAATACAACAAGCCGCTACTACGGTTCGATTGATTACGACCGATTCATAGATTATCTAAAAGACCTGAATGAGAGAGGGGTCAACTACGCACTCTCGTACGATGGAGAGTCTGGTGACACAGATTATACCGTAGACCTCCCTGAATGGGCTTTTGAAGAACATTTACTATTGACTTCAGGGAACTCATCATTCAAGAAAGTCATGGGACAGGAGGTGGCCGAGGTCAAAGAGTCTCTATATCTGAATTATGAGCTTCCAGAGTCTCCTGAAGAGCAGTCGAAATTGCACTCTTTCTGA